One region of Flavobacterium sp. GSB-24 genomic DNA includes:
- a CDS encoding polyprenyl synthetase family protein, translating to MNITSQIKQPIFNEMELFEKKFHESMTSKVALLNRITYYIVNRKGKQMRPMFVFLTAKMVSGGIVNERTYRGASVIELIHTATLVHDDVVDDSNRRRGFFSINALWKNKIAVLVGDYLLSKGLLLSIDNGDFDLLRIISVAVREMSEGELLQIEKARRLDITEDVYYEIIRKKTATLIAACCALGAKAVIEDDIQVENMRKFGELIGMAFQIKDDLFDYSEEAIGKPTGIDIKEQKMTLPLIHVLNTCTPQEKKWLINSIKNHNKDKKRVKEVIAFVKNNNGLAYAEDKMVQFQQEALSLLQNFEDSEYKEALTLMVNYVIERKK from the coding sequence ATGAATATTACGTCTCAAATAAAGCAGCCTATTTTTAACGAGATGGAACTTTTCGAAAAAAAGTTCCATGAATCGATGACCTCGAAGGTTGCCTTGCTAAACAGAATCACTTATTATATCGTAAACCGTAAGGGAAAACAAATGCGTCCGATGTTTGTTTTTCTTACTGCAAAAATGGTTTCTGGCGGTATTGTAAACGAAAGAACCTATCGCGGAGCTTCAGTAATTGAGCTGATTCATACCGCAACTTTAGTACACGACGATGTTGTGGACGACAGTAATCGCCGCCGCGGATTTTTTTCTATCAATGCGCTTTGGAAAAATAAAATTGCCGTTTTGGTTGGTGATTATTTATTGTCTAAAGGTTTATTACTTTCTATAGATAATGGTGATTTTGATTTACTGAGAATTATTTCTGTAGCCGTTCGCGAAATGAGCGAAGGAGAATTGCTTCAAATAGAAAAAGCCCGCAGACTTGATATTACCGAAGATGTTTATTACGAAATCATCCGAAAGAAAACCGCGACACTTATAGCAGCTTGTTGTGCGCTTGGTGCGAAAGCTGTAATTGAAGATGATATTCAGGTAGAAAACATGCGAAAGTTTGGTGAGCTGATCGGAATGGCTTTTCAAATCAAAGACGATTTATTCGACTATAGCGAAGAAGCCATCGGAAAACCAACCGGAATCGATATTAAAGAGCAAAAAATGACTTTGCCTTTAATTCACGTTTTAAATACTTGTACGCCGCAAGAAAAAAAGTGGCTGATAAACTCCATCAAAAACCACAACAAAGACAAAAAACGGGTCAAAGAAGTTATTGCCTTTGTAAAAAATAACAATGGTTTGGCTTACGCCGAAGACAAAATGGTGCAATTCCAGCAGGAAGCGCTTTCTCTGCTTCAAAACTTCGAAGATTCTGAGTATAAAGAGGCGCTGACTTTGATGGTCAACTACGTTATTGAAAGAAAAAAATAA
- a CDS encoding response regulator transcription factor: protein MIKVCLADNHPVTHFGVKSYFKDHDQISIVANVGNFSMVRDILQTKEIDILILDLELEGLSSIFEIKSILKNFPKTKIVIFSDLAEQMYAPNAIKAGVSGYVHKTEKLETLGHSIIKVHEGKIIINETVRKNMALIAKQSKSERLYRKLSNREIEVLRYLSDGKKNNEISKILNLNEKTISTYKLRLLTKLNVTNLVDLVNKAKTLEII from the coding sequence ATGATTAAAGTATGTCTAGCAGACAATCATCCTGTGACGCACTTTGGCGTTAAGTCTTATTTTAAAGACCACGATCAAATTTCAATTGTTGCCAACGTAGGCAATTTTTCAATGGTTAGAGACATTCTTCAGACGAAGGAGATCGACATTTTAATTTTAGATTTAGAATTAGAAGGTCTTTCAAGCATCTTTGAAATTAAATCTATCCTAAAAAATTTCCCAAAAACAAAAATTGTTATTTTCAGTGATCTTGCTGAGCAAATGTATGCTCCAAATGCAATTAAAGCAGGAGTTTCCGGGTATGTACACAAAACAGAAAAACTAGAAACACTAGGACATTCTATTATTAAAGTACACGAAGGAAAAATTATCATCAACGAAACAGTACGCAAAAACATGGCCCTTATTGCGAAACAAAGCAAAAGCGAGCGTCTGTACAGAAAACTTTCAAATCGCGAGATCGAAGTTTTGCGTTACTTAAGTGATGGAAAGAAAAACAATGAAATCTCTAAAATCTTAAACCTGAACGAAAAAACGATCAGTACTTACAAACTGAGATTATTGACTAAATTAAATGTTACTAATTTAGTTGACTTAGTAAATAAAGCGAAGACTTTAGAAATTATTTAA
- the rlmN gene encoding 23S rRNA (adenine(2503)-C(2))-methyltransferase RlmN, giving the protein MQMEKKDIRALSKEQLRDFFVENGDKAFRGNQVYEWLWSKGAHSFEDMTNVAKTTRSMLENSFVINHIKVDTMQKSSDGTVKNAVRLHDGLVVESVLIPTDTRTTACVSSQVGCSLDCNFCATARLKRMRNLEPGEIYDQVLAIDKESRLYYNHPLSNIVFMGMGEPLMNYNNVIKAIDMITSEEGLGMSPKRIMVSTSGIPKMIKKMADDDVKFKLAVSLHSAIDETRARIMPFSKNFPLKDLREALEYWYRKTKSKVSYEYVVWKGINDDKASVDALVKFCKYVPCKVNLIEYNPIDDGEFQQASEESIAAYIKALENIGIVVKVRRSRGKDIDAACGQLANKEAE; this is encoded by the coding sequence ATGCAAATGGAGAAAAAAGACATACGAGCCTTATCAAAAGAGCAGCTTCGCGATTTTTTTGTTGAAAATGGAGATAAAGCTTTTCGCGGAAATCAGGTTTATGAATGGCTGTGGAGCAAAGGTGCTCACAGTTTTGAAGATATGACAAATGTAGCAAAGACTACAAGATCTATGCTTGAAAACAGTTTTGTGATCAATCATATCAAAGTGGATACGATGCAGAAAAGCAGCGACGGAACTGTAAAAAATGCTGTGCGCCTTCATGACGGACTTGTTGTTGAATCTGTTTTAATTCCAACAGACACGAGAACGACAGCTTGTGTTTCTAGTCAAGTAGGATGCAGTTTAGATTGTAATTTCTGTGCGACAGCAAGATTAAAAAGAATGCGAAATCTGGAACCAGGCGAAATATACGACCAGGTCCTGGCTATTGATAAAGAAAGCCGTTTGTACTATAATCATCCACTTTCGAATATTGTTTTTATGGGAATGGGAGAGCCTTTAATGAATTACAATAATGTCATTAAAGCAATCGATATGATTACGTCTGAGGAAGGTTTAGGAATGTCTCCAAAACGAATTATGGTTTCGACTTCTGGAATTCCTAAAATGATCAAAAAAATGGCAGATGATGACGTGAAGTTTAAATTAGCAGTTTCACTACATTCTGCAATTGACGAAACTCGCGCGAGAATTATGCCGTTTAGTAAAAATTTCCCTTTAAAAGATTTACGTGAAGCTTTAGAATATTGGTACAGAAAAACCAAAAGCAAAGTTTCGTATGAATATGTAGTGTGGAAAGGAATTAACGACGATAAAGCTTCAGTTGATGCATTAGTAAAATTCTGTAAATATGTGCCTTGCAAAGTCAATTTGATTGAGTATAACCCAATTGATGACGGCGAATTCCAGCAAGCTTCAGAAGAATCTATTGCGGCTTATATTAAAGCATTAGAGAATATTGGAATAGTTGTAAAAGTAAGACGAAGCAGAGGTAAAGACATAGACGCCGCATGCGGCCAGCTAGCCAATAAAGAAGCAGAATAA
- a CDS encoding phosphatase PAP2 family protein, with translation MLEKIQELDTNLLIYLNGLGSETYDKFWLFITNQLYWTPFFLLLFFLIYKKIGGKQTLYLLLFVAILIAFTDQTCNLFKHTFQRLRPCNNPDLASIIRIVQVRKSYSFFSGHAANTMAVSTFLFLVLKRHFKYFGFLFLWPLIFAYSRIYLGLHYPGDILAGYFFGALFGSLLYLVYRKLKPQYFPG, from the coding sequence ATGCTTGAAAAAATACAGGAATTAGATACAAATCTATTAATATATCTTAATGGATTAGGTTCTGAAACATACGATAAATTTTGGCTCTTCATTACCAATCAGTTGTATTGGACACCATTTTTCTTATTACTGTTTTTTCTTATTTATAAAAAAATAGGAGGAAAACAAACTTTGTATTTATTGCTGTTTGTAGCAATTTTGATTGCTTTTACAGATCAAACCTGTAATTTATTCAAACATACTTTTCAACGCTTACGTCCTTGTAATAATCCAGATTTAGCTTCGATTATTCGAATTGTACAGGTTAGAAAATCCTATAGTTTTTTCTCTGGACATGCGGCAAATACAATGGCGGTTTCAACTTTCTTGTTTTTAGTTTTAAAACGTCACTTCAAATATTTTGGATTCTTATTTTTATGGCCTCTAATTTTCGCTTACAGCCGTATTTATTTAGGATTGCATTATCCTGGTGATATTCTAGCAGGGTATTTCTTCGGAGCGCTTTTTGGATCTTTACTTTATTTAGTGTATAGAAAATTAAAACCGCAATATTTCCCAGGATAG
- a CDS encoding RNA polymerase sigma factor, translating to MKIIHLHQEETKIIQLAVENNRQAQQQIYSKFSSKMLSVCRQYIKDIQLAEDVMITAFMKVFTNLKNFEHKGSFEGWIRRIMVNECISYLRVQIKVKFAEDEFFVEESFNEIDSQFTVEQIQYLIDALPDGYKMVFNLYAIEGYKHNEIAKMLGINEGTSKSQLSHARKMLQTQISILKKQDNGTE from the coding sequence ATGAAAATTATTCATTTACATCAAGAAGAAACCAAAATCATACAGTTGGCTGTCGAGAATAATCGGCAGGCACAACAGCAGATTTACAGTAAGTTTTCTTCAAAAATGTTGAGTGTATGTCGACAGTATATAAAAGACATTCAGCTGGCAGAAGATGTAATGATAACAGCATTTATGAAAGTGTTTACGAATTTAAAAAACTTTGAACACAAAGGAAGTTTTGAAGGTTGGATCCGCCGAATTATGGTTAACGAATGCATTTCGTATTTGAGAGTTCAGATAAAAGTAAAATTTGCCGAAGATGAGTTTTTTGTAGAAGAAAGTTTTAATGAAATCGACAGCCAGTTTACTGTAGAACAGATTCAATATTTAATTGATGCTCTGCCAGATGGCTATAAAATGGTTTTCAATTTATACGCAATTGAAGGTTACAAACACAATGAAATTGCCAAGATGTTAGGAATTAATGAAGGAACATCGAAATCGCAGTTATCGCACGCTAGAAAAATGCTGCAAACACAAATTAGTATTTTAAAAAAACAAGATAATGGAACCGAATAG
- a CDS encoding twin-arginine translocase TatA/TatE family subunit codes for MFGIGGGELVFILFIVLMLFGSDKVPEIARTMGKAMAQLKNATNDIKSEIQKGAEANGLDSKSLTDITGNINAEINNAKSNILGENGSLLGDTANEIDKVKEDIDTISGPIKRQR; via the coding sequence ATGTTTGGTATAGGAGGAGGAGAATTAGTTTTTATACTGTTTATTGTACTAATGCTTTTTGGTTCTGATAAAGTACCAGAAATTGCACGCACGATGGGTAAAGCTATGGCTCAATTAAAAAATGCGACTAATGATATTAAAAGTGAAATTCAAAAGGGGGCAGAGGCTAATGGTCTTGATTCTAAATCTTTGACGGATATTACTGGAAATATTAATGCAGAAATTAATAATGCAAAATCTAATATACTTGGAGAAAATGGAAGTCTCTTAGGAGATACAGCCAATGAAATCGACAAAGTAAAAGAAGATATTGATACCATTTCCGGACCTATTAAACGCCAAAGATAA
- a CDS encoding O-methyltransferase: protein MHFISQELEDYIEQHSENEPELLAKLNRETYQKILLPRMLSGHFQGRVLSMLSKLIRPVNILEIGTYTGYAALCLCEGMQENGQLHTIDIKEELVDFQRKYFDASPWGNQIFQHLGEAVNIIPDLDVKFDLVFIDADKENYLNYWEMIVPKMNKGGIILSDNVLWSGKILEPVHPNDVSTKVLLEYNQLLKDDPRVETVLLPIRDGLTVSRVL from the coding sequence ATGCATTTCATATCACAAGAATTAGAAGATTATATCGAACAGCATTCTGAAAATGAACCAGAATTGTTAGCCAAACTCAATAGAGAAACTTACCAAAAAATACTTTTACCGAGAATGTTAAGCGGTCATTTTCAAGGACGTGTTTTAAGCATGTTGTCTAAATTGATTCGTCCCGTAAATATTCTTGAAATTGGAACTTACACAGGTTATGCTGCCTTATGCTTATGTGAAGGCATGCAGGAAAATGGTCAATTACATACTATAGATATTAAAGAAGAATTAGTTGATTTTCAGCGAAAATACTTTGATGCATCTCCTTGGGGCAACCAAATTTTTCAACATTTAGGCGAAGCTGTAAATATTATTCCAGATTTAGATGTAAAATTTGATTTGGTCTTTATTGATGCTGATAAGGAAAATTACCTCAACTACTGGGAAATGATTGTTCCAAAAATGAATAAGGGCGGCATTATTTTGTCTGATAACGTTTTATGGAGCGGAAAAATCCTCGAACCTGTTCATCCAAATGATGTAAGTACAAAAGTTCTTTTGGAATATAATCAACTCTTAAAAGATGATCCAAGAGTCGAAACAGTTTTACTGCCAATTCGTGATGGATTGACGGTTTCGAGAGTGTTGTAG
- the dnaG gene encoding DNA primase: MISQNTIDSVFETARVEEVIGDFVNLKRAGSNFKGLSPFSDERSPSFMVSPAKGIWKDFSTGKGGNSVKFLMEHSQFTYPEAIRYLARKYNIEIEETEQSEAEKANTDIRESMYLVSEFAAKYFQDVLLNSEEGKAIGLSYFKERGFTNETIKKFNLGYSPETWDALTKEALGKGYKLEFLESTGLTIAREDRPFDRFKGRVMFPIQSMSGRVLGFGGRILTNDKKAAKYLNSPESDIYHKSKVLYGIYHAKQSIAKQNNCYLVEGYTDVIQFHQAGIENVVASSGTALTPDQIRLINRLTRNITVLFDGDAAGLRASIRGIDLILEEGMNVRVCSFPDGEDPDSFARKNSHDALVAYLEENSKDFIQFKASILMGEAKNDPIKKADLIRDMVTSISKIPDRIQREVYIQECARIMDISEQVLVSTLAQLIQKDIAEANKKQKQDQKPFEVHRNQPPKNAGFSGGDPEDPRTGPPDDYPGDPGYYPEAPAEKVNILYGFERKIIEILLLYGSVVENFEDVFLKTDEEGNIKEVSEKREYKVFEKVYLSLQEDEVELSNTLFQNIYNNIIDFYNQNETFSLDKYLMHLQPEFAQEVTNILMEDERVTIHNWEGQNIYPKHKSETIEQNVSETIFSMRWYLVSGIIAELKNSLLTNPQEDNSEVLSMVVDYSKLLNNFSKKLGRVVVPYH, encoded by the coding sequence TTGATTTCACAAAATACCATAGATTCTGTTTTTGAAACTGCTCGAGTAGAGGAGGTTATCGGCGATTTTGTGAATTTAAAACGTGCAGGAAGTAACTTCAAAGGCTTGAGTCCGTTCTCAGATGAGCGCTCTCCTTCGTTTATGGTGTCGCCGGCAAAAGGGATTTGGAAAGATTTTAGTACGGGAAAAGGCGGTAACTCTGTTAAATTTTTGATGGAACATTCGCAGTTTACGTATCCAGAAGCCATTCGTTATTTAGCCAGAAAGTATAATATCGAAATTGAAGAAACAGAACAATCAGAAGCAGAAAAAGCAAATACAGACATCCGCGAAAGTATGTATTTGGTTTCTGAATTTGCGGCCAAATATTTTCAGGATGTTCTCCTCAATAGTGAAGAAGGAAAAGCAATTGGTTTATCTTATTTTAAAGAAAGAGGTTTTACCAATGAAACGATTAAAAAGTTCAACTTAGGATACTCTCCAGAAACTTGGGATGCTTTGACGAAAGAAGCCCTTGGAAAAGGATATAAATTAGAATTTTTAGAAAGTACAGGATTAACAATTGCCCGAGAAGACCGTCCTTTTGATCGTTTTAAAGGACGTGTAATGTTCCCAATTCAAAGTATGTCGGGACGTGTTTTAGGATTCGGCGGACGTATTTTAACCAATGATAAAAAGGCGGCAAAATACCTAAATTCGCCAGAAAGTGATATTTACCATAAGAGTAAAGTCCTTTACGGAATTTATCATGCCAAGCAATCTATCGCCAAACAAAACAATTGTTATTTGGTTGAAGGTTATACCGATGTAATTCAGTTTCATCAAGCAGGAATTGAAAACGTTGTGGCTTCTTCAGGAACAGCTTTAACGCCAGACCAGATTCGTTTGATAAATCGTCTGACTAGAAATATTACAGTACTTTTTGATGGAGATGCTGCAGGTTTAAGAGCGTCAATTCGAGGAATCGATTTGATTTTGGAAGAAGGAATGAATGTTAGGGTTTGTTCTTTTCCTGACGGAGAAGATCCAGACAGTTTTGCGCGTAAAAATTCGCATGATGCATTAGTTGCTTATTTAGAAGAAAACAGTAAAGACTTTATACAGTTTAAAGCTTCGATCTTGATGGGTGAAGCTAAAAATGATCCAATCAAAAAAGCCGACCTGATTCGTGATATGGTTACGAGTATTTCTAAAATACCAGACCGTATTCAGCGAGAAGTATATATTCAGGAATGTGCGCGAATAATGGATATTTCGGAGCAGGTTTTGGTAAGTACGCTGGCGCAGTTAATTCAAAAGGATATTGCAGAGGCGAACAAAAAACAAAAACAGGATCAAAAGCCTTTTGAAGTTCATAGAAATCAGCCTCCAAAAAATGCAGGATTTTCAGGAGGTGATCCCGAAGACCCAAGAACCGGACCACCAGATGATTATCCTGGAGACCCGGGTTATTATCCAGAAGCACCAGCAGAAAAGGTAAATATTTTATACGGCTTTGAAAGAAAAATTATTGAAATTCTTCTTTTGTATGGAAGTGTGGTCGAAAATTTCGAAGATGTTTTCTTAAAGACAGATGAAGAAGGAAACATAAAAGAGGTTTCTGAAAAAAGAGAATATAAAGTATTTGAAAAAGTGTATTTAAGTCTACAAGAAGATGAGGTAGAATTGTCGAATACATTATTTCAAAATATTTACAACAATATAATTGACTTCTACAATCAAAATGAGACTTTTAGTTTAGATAAATATTTGATGCATTTACAGCCCGAATTTGCTCAGGAAGTAACCAATATTTTAATGGAAGACGAAAGAGTTACCATTCATAATTGGGAGGGACAGAATATTTATCCAAAACATAAAAGCGAAACCATAGAACAAAATGTTTCTGAAACCATTTTTTCAATGCGATGGTATTTGGTATCTGGAATTATTGCAGAATTGAAAAATTCTCTTTTGACAAATCCGCAGGAAGATAATTCTGAAGTTTTGAGTATGGTTGTGGATTATTCTAAATTATTAAATAATTTTTCTAAGAAATTAGGGCGAGTAGTAGTGCCATATCATTAA